AAGGATTCAGTAAATCGTACTGGACGCATTATACGAATGATGAAGTAACCAAGCTTTTGCATGAGGGGCAGAAGACGGCGGATGGTGAGGGCCGTGCGAAGGTCTATTCTGATCTGCTGCAAATTGTTGCGGAAGAAGTGCCGTACATCCCGCTTTATTATCCAGACATTCTGAAAGGCGTTCGTTCTTCAGTCAATAGCTTTGTCGTTCTACCTAACGGCAGTGTTCGCTTTGAAGAAGTTCATGTCAAGCAATGATGAAATTAAGCAAGTCGTTAAATAAATCGCCGGGAGGCACTGTATCCGGCAGATGGCTCGTATTGGCTGTTGTCAGGGCATTGGTCGTGATCTTTTGTGTGATGACAGCCGTATTTTTCATCATCCGCATTGTTCCGGGGGATCCCGCTAAGATGATTCTGGGAGAATACAGCACGCCTGAGGCTATCGCGAATATGCGTCATACACTCGGGCTGGATCTTCCCCTATGGGAGCAATTCTTCCGATTCGTAAAGACGCTGTTCACCCAAGGAGATACGGGGAATTCAATTATTGCCGGGACCTCAACAAGAGAGTTAATCGCTGAACGGGCTCCCGTTACCTTGCTTCTTATTGGGATGGCATGTGTTCTGGCAGTGCTGGTTGCGCTTCTACTGGCTGTGCTTGCTGCCACACGCAAGGATAAGCTTGCGGATCATTTGATACGCGTTATCCCTACAATCACGCTAGGCATGCCCGTTTTCTGGGTCGGCTTGCTGTTGATCTTGCTCTTTAGCGTCCGTCTTCACTGGTTTCCCGTTGGCGGGATCGGGGAAGGCTGGACCGGAACTTTATACAGTCTTACGCTTCCGGCGATTACCGTCGCTTTTTCACAGATTCCTACGCTGGTTCGTTCATTAAGAGCGCAGATGCTTGAGGTGCTGGAGTCCGATTTTGTAGTTACATTAAAAGCTGCTGGAATACCGAGCCGGGTAATTCTGTTCAAGCATGTATTGCGCAACTCTGCGCTTCCAACGCTGATGCTGCTTGGCGTGAATATTTCTTATTTGATCGGCGGCACGCTGGTCGTTGAACAGGTATTTGGCATTAAGGGGATTGGCAGCCTGCTGTTCAGCTCCATCGCAAAACGGGATTTCCCGGTTATTCAGGGAATAGCGCTTTATTGCGCAGTATCTGTCGTGATCATCAGTCTTCTAATTGAAATTATATCCTGGTGGCTTGATCCCAGAACGAGGGGAAAACAATGAATCCTATCCAAATAGACTCCCCAAGGCCTATGGGCGGAAGGAAGATAAGCCTAGCAAGCCGGGTATGGAACACTCCCTCTCTTCTGGTCGGAGGCCTCATGTTTGCCGTACTTATCGGGCTGGCGGTTTTCATTCCTTTCATTAGTCCTTATCAGCCTTCGGAGCAAAATTTAAGCGCCTTTTTGCAGCCTCCGTCATCGGAACATTGGCTGGGGACGGATCAACTTGGGCGCGACTTGTTTACGAGATTGATCTATGCAGCGCGAACTGACCTGAAAATTATGGTCCTGGCGGAAATCATCCCATTCTGCACGGGTGTATTTCTAGGCATGCTTGCAGGTTATTACGGGAAATGGCTTAATACCATGATCTCGTTGCTGACGGATACGCTGATCGCGTTTCCTTTTTATTTGATCGTTATTATCGTGGCCTTTGCCAGCGGAGCGGGGGAACGAGGCATTTATATCACCTTTATGCTGGTAGGATGGATCGTATTTGCCCGTGTAGTCAAGGGTCTCAGCGCTTCGTTCCGCGAGCAGGAATGGGTGGCGTCCGCACAGACTTTAGGGCTGCCTGGGGTGAGAATCATCCTTCGCCATCTTCTGCCCAATGTGCTGCCGCAAGCGATTGTGGTCCTCATGACGGACATGATCGGACTGCTTGTGGCGATCGTTACGCTCGGTTATCTGGGTATCGGCATTACACCGCCAACCCCGGATTGGGGGACCATGATTGCGGACGGGCGTTCTTTTATTACGACAGCTTGGTGGCTCTCGGCAGTTCCGGGTCTGGCCGTAGTGTATACGGGGATTGCTTTGTCTCTTGTGGGTGATGGCTTGGCAGACTTATGGAGGAAAAAATAATGGCTGCTAACACGGTATTACAGGTAGAGGCCTTATCGTTGGCCGCTAAATCTAAGAAATTAGTCGACAATGTCAGCTTCTCGCTGGGTAAAGGAGAGAGTCTGGGCCTGGTTGGCGAATCGGGCTCCGGCAAATCACTTACGCTACGTGCGGTTCTTGGATTGCTTCCTCGCGGTATCGAGCAGACAGGAGGAGTCATCAAGAGCGACGTGAGCAGCGCCATGGTGTTTCAAGATCCGAGAGGCGCTCTAGACCCGCTCTGCCCGGTGGTGGCGCAGGTGGCGGAGGTCATTTATTATAGGCAAAAAGTAGGCCGGAAGGCATCCCGTATCCAAGCGCTTGAATTACTTGAAATGCTGGGCCTCCCTGATTCCTTGAAGAGATCAGATCGCTATCCGAGCCAGCTCTCGGGCGGTCAATGCCAACGGATCGTCATCGCCATGGCCTTGGCATGTAAGCCGGGCATTCTGCTCTGCGATGAGCCGACAACTGCGCTGGACGTGACTGTACAACGGCAAATTATCGAGACGATCACAAGCCTGCAGCGTGAACTAGGGTTTGCCATGGTGTTTGTCACCCATAATCTTGCGATTGCTGCGGCCCTATGTTCCAAGTTGTGTGTGATGAAAGAGGGACAGATTGTTGAGCATGACGATACGCTCAGTCTTTTGCAAAACCCTACAAATCCTTACACGCGGATGCTGCTTGATTCGGTGCTTCCTTTGCCAGAGCTTGAAGGGAGTGAAGAGTGATGGAGCCAGCTTTGCAGGTGAAAAATTTAACAGTTCAATATGGCGGGTTTACCGCGCTGGACCATGTTGATCTGAATATAGAGCAGCATACTACCCTTGGCCTTGTTGGAGAATCCGGCTCGGGGAAATCAACCCTGGCCCGGGTCATTGCTGGATTAATCGCTCCTGATGAGGGGGAGATCCGGCTGAGTTCGCAGCCATTGAAGAAGAAGAGAAGCCGTGAGCAGCACAAAAATGTTCAGATGATCTTCCAGAACCCGGACGCATCGCTGAATCCGAAGCATTCAATCCGGCAGATTCTATCTGAAGCGCTGTTATTTCATAGAATCGTAGAGCGGCGTCAGGTTGAACAGAGATGCAAAGAGCTCCTGGCTCGTGTTCATATTGAAGAGGGAGCTTTGGATAGATATCCTCATGAATTTTCCGGAGGTCAGCGGCAGCGGATTGCGATTGCGCGCGCATTAAGCGTGGAGCCAAGCCTTCTGATTGCCGATGAACCGACGAGCGCGCTGGATGTGTCTGTTCAATTAAGTGTGCTTGAACTGTTTCATACGCTCAAAGAGGAGCTCAATCTCACCATGCTGTTCATCTCCCATGATCTGGGGGTTATTCATGCGATTAGCGATACTGTAGCGGTGATGAGGCAGGGAAGGCTGGTAGAGGTCAATTCCAAGTCTCAATTCTTTGCCCGGCCCGAGACGGATTACAGCCGCGAGCTGCTGTCCGCAGTGCCGCGAATACCAATACTAAGTACATCAGGAGGTTCATATGACCAGAGAACTTAAAGGCTATGTGCCGCTCTCACGAATCGAGTTCGATACACTTACCAGGCTGTTCTCCAAGCTCTTGCATACGCAGCATCCGCCTGTCATCATCCCCGGAGAAGCGATCTTGGGCATTGAGGCGATGGCTGCAGGAATCGCTGCGCCTGGCAGGACGATTTTAAATATAGTGACCGGCCCTTACGGAAGCTTATTTGGAGGGTGGCTTGAGCGTGGCGGTGCAACCGTTGCCGAGGTAAAGGTCCCCTTTAATGAAGTGGTTACCGTAGGAGAGGTTGCTGCAGCAATTGAGCGGTTTAGGCCGTGTGCGCTTTCTTTTGTTCAGGCAGAAGTGGTTACAGGCGGGGCGAATCCTGCTGAAGAGATATTAAAGATTGCCCGCGACTACAACCTCATTACGGTGATGGATTCCGTCTCAGCGGTCGGGGGAGAGGAACTGCGGGTAGATGATTGGGGAGTCGACTTTGTGGCAGTAGGTGCGCAGAAGGCTTTGGCCGGACCTAATGGAGTCAGTGCGGTCGGCGTTTCACCACGGGGCTGGGAGTTCTTGGAGTCCAATGTAAATGCACCGCGTAATTCGATCCTGTCCTTGCTGGATTTGAAGCCAATACTTGACAATGGAGCAGCGCCGGTACGTGTTCCTGCTAACATTCCAACGCTGGAGGCTAGGGCACTGATCGCTGCTTTGACCCTTGTTGAGGAAGAAGGCCTGGCACAAGTCATTCGGCGTCACGAATTGGCTGCATCCTCTGCGGTTGCCGGCATTAAAGCCTTGGGGCTGGAGCCTTGGCAGAAGGATGGCAGATATTATTCCAAGCTGACGACGACGGTTCGGATAGCCGGTGAGCAGAGCTTGCTTATCGAGCGTCCTGTTGGCATCGTGGCTCCGGGAGATGGTGAATTGTTCGGTCAGCTTCTGCGGATCAACCATTTCGGTGCTAATGCTTGTCGGCAAAGTGTGGAGGAAGCGATTGAGGGGATCGGTAAGTTAGTAGAGCGGGACGCGGATGCCGCGGTTGAGAGGGTCCGGCAGATCTGGGAGGCAGGACATGATCAATAAGCATCCGCGGGAGCAAACCTTTAATCGCATATTTATAGCAGGGATTGAAGGGAAACGCTTTGATATTACCATTAAGGATGGGCGGTTCTCCTCAATTGTGGAATCGGGGCGGGAATATGGCGAGTTGGCTCCGTCAGGACAAGATTTATGGATCAGTCCGGGGGTCATTGATCTTCATACCCACCTGGCTTGGACAGACTTTGATCATGATGATCAATTGAGGCGCGATGCCCGGGAGATCGAGGCTATGCAAGCTGAAGCCTTTGCGGCTACGCTGCGGACTGGTGTAACGACGGCGCGCGATGCGGGCGGGCTCCCTCCAGGCACCGTGGCCCATCTCGTTCAGCATTATGGACAGCCATTAAGGGTACAGACCAGCAGTGATATGCTGGGGGCAGCGGATGCCCGCGGGGTGAAGTATTTGGAGCAACATATGAAGGAGATCTTCGATACAGGGGCAGGCTGGATTAAGATTATGGCGACAGGCGGCCTTGGAGCACCTGCTGAAAAAGTGCTTGATCCGAATTTTTCGCAGGAAGAGTTCTCTTTCATCGTTCGTCATGCACATGCTCATCATAAAAAGGTGATGGTTCACACCTGGGGCGGAGTAACGATTGACTGGTCCATCCAGGCCAAGGTGGAATCGATAGAACACGGAATGTTCCTGACCGAGGAACAGGCGAACGGGCTGGCCCAATCCGGCGTAGCCTATGTGCCTACAGCTTCGATATATCGTATCGCCGCTGATCCGGCAGGCGTGCTGGCATTACCTCCGGTCATTTGTGATCGCGCCGCTCGCGCTGTGGAAGCCCATCCTAATGCGGTTCGCTATGCCAAGAGAGCGGGAGTTCGCATCGGATTTGGCACGGATTATGCCACACCCGCGCTTCATGGGTACAACCTTCAGGAGCTTGACACGCTGCTGGATTATGGGTTGACTCGTGTGGAAGCGTGGCAGGCGGCCACGGCAGATGCCGCCGAAATTCTCGGCAGCGGCCACGAATTGGGACAGATCGCAGAGGGATATTTGGCTGATGCGATTATTTTCGATGCCGATCCATACCAGGCAGGGAATGCGGCTCAGCTTCGGAAGAGCATTGTATCCGTCATTACAGGAGCAGCCGAAGCGGATTTGATATAGGGCGTAGCTCCGGCGCAGCCTAGTTCGCAGCTTTGGGCGCTGCCTCGCCGCGAAACAGTGAACTCTAACGAAACAGGGTATCGTTATTCAGCCAAAATAGGGCCTTAAAGCCTGTTTTTGATCCAAATAACGATACGTAGTTTCGTTAGATTTTTTTTGTCCTTGTTTTTGCGGAAATAGCGATATGTAGTTTCGTTAGTTCCCCTACTTTTATCCGAGCCGAGACTTATTCATCCCCAGCTATACGCCGATGATGCTCCTTCCATTATGCGTTAGATTGGAACTTTGATCGCTCATGCCAGTTTCCTCTCCATAGTCTGATTTTGTTGCCTTGACCTTCACGTAACGTGATCCCTTATGCTGTTTTTTGAGGGGGTCGACTGAATTTAAAATGGAAGCCATGAGTCCGCCCCTACCCCATAACTCAAAGAAGGTATAATTCATGAAAATTACTGTCGAAGACACTTTAGAACAATATGAGAAGCTGTATGGCTTGGAACCCTGTAAAAGAGAGGACTTTTTCCGTTATACCATGATGAAACCGTTCGAGGCGATGTGGAGGTTCATCAATGTGCCGCTTCATGCCAAAGAGCCGGGCGGTTACGATGTCGTCATGGCCGCAAAAATGCTTGGGCATTTGGACTTAAGCGAAACGGAGACAGGTACTCATGTTTTACAGAATTTAAAAGAGATCGGCGCCTTATCTACTGCAAAAGAAGTTTTGCACGCGTGCACGGACTTCACGCTCCAACATGGACTGAAAATCCATGCTGACGAGCTGAAGCTTGGCTTGTATATCGCGGACCCCCACAAGCTGGAATTGGTCAACGGATACTCCGGATTTGGCGGAATCCCTGGATTTATCCAGGTCACCATTTACCCGAACAACTATAATATTCCAAGAATTCCTGCCGTGATTGCACATGAATTTCATCACAACATTCGGTTTTCCTATTTTGACTGGGACCATGGGAACATAACGGTTGGAGAATATTTAATTATCGAGGGTTTGGCGGAGTCGTTTGCTCGGGAATTGTATGGACAAGATTCAATAGGTCCTTGGGTGACTTCCTTGGATGAAGAGGATGAGATGTATTCTATCCAGGTACTGAAAAACGCTTTGAATATCAAAGGCTTCGCCGAGGTCAGCAGCTACATGTTTGGCGATATCTATGCAAAAGAACAGGGATATTCCCCTGTTGGATTGTCTCCATATGCGGGATATGCGATTGGTTACAAAGCGGTGCAATCCTTTATGAACCTGAATCATGTCGGGATAGCGGAAGCTACGCTGCTGCAAGCGGATGAGATTATCGAGCAATGCGGGCTATTCGATTGAACAGATATTGAAGTGTATCATATTAGCGAGCTTCGGTATGAGAAGGAAACATGGTAACTCTTTTGGATCAAATAATAGATCAAAGGGACACGGCTTACTTTAGTCTGTGTCCCTTTATATTTCTTTGTGCTTCTCTTGGATATTGTCATGCTCGCATTCAACCAACTTGAAGAAATAGGATGGTTTGATTTTTAGACCTTTGCAAAGCTCGAATATTACATTTGATATAGCCAATAAATAGCATCTTGTTGAGAACTTTATCTGTTATGGTTCGAGCATCAGATTGATAATGGATGTAACTAAGCAATTTTCGATACAGAGGAGGCCAAATAGCAATGGAATTGCCATCGTGGTTTCAAAGTGCAATTGAGCAGAGGTTGGATCAGGTTGCAGCCTGGATTGAGCGCCAACCCGAACTGCGTGAACTCCGTGTTGAAGAACGCGCTGCATTCGACGCAATGTTTCCAGATACAGATCCAACGAGTCTTCCAGAGTATATGGCTTGGGAGGATAAACATCATTTCAAGCAGGCAGTCGAGAACGAGCACTCGTATTTACAGGGAATGAGTGACGGCGTACAGCTTATAGTAACGTTATTACATGATCGGGTAACACCGGATACAAAGAGGGAGATGCAGGAGGCTGACCCGAATGAATACTAGTAGAGCTTGATCAGCTTCCTACCGCTTGCTTTCCATGGCGTAATACGTACAATATTATTCAATTATAGGATTCTATCTAGCCCTATAAATAAAAGAGTTTGGAGGTAATCCTTTGTATACTTACGACTCGTTTGAAACGGCGGGAGCATTTACATTAATGAGGCCCATTTTCATCACGTTATTAATTGTATCTTTATTATTATTTGTGATCATCATCCTACCCAAACTAAGAAGGAAATTGGCGAATGGCTCGTTTGTTTTTGGTCTATCACTCGTTTCGTTAGTCGTCTCTGCCCAATTATTATACTATCAGGCAATTATCGTGGATGAGATTGGTCTTGGTGGGGATGAAGCTTCAACTATGCTGTTCTTAGTAAACGCCATTTTCTGTATCGCTAACCCGATTATTTTCTTAATGAAGGCCAATAAAAGATATTCGTGAACATCGAGGAAGTCCCCTATTATATTAGCTATTTGATACACCTAAATTTTCGAAACTATCATTATTGATACCATGCCTTGACGGTTACCTCCAGCCGTTATCGTCTGAAGAGGTTCATCCAGTGGTAGGCCAATATTTTCTAACGAAACGTGGTATCGCTATTCAGGAAAAGGGGCATCTGGAAATTCTAACGAAACATGGTATCGCTATTCAGGCCAAAAGCGGCATCTGAAAATTCTAGCGAAACAGGGTATCGTTATTTAGCGAAAATGGTGGCCCAAAGCCTGTTTTTAGCCCGAATAGCGATACGTAGTTTCGTTAGAATTTATTTGCCCTGTTTTTAGTCCAAATAACGATATACAGTTTCGTTAGATTTGATCCGCCCTTGTTTTTGCCCAAATCGCGATATGGAGTTCCGTTAGAGCGTTTCAAGGGTATGCGAATTTGTTGCCAGCGGCACGCTTTTTCTGCTTTTTAACGTTTGCCTACGAATGACCCATTATACTTGTCAGCCGAAATGAACAAGGCTATTGATACACCCATATGTTCGAGACGGTCATCACCGCGGGCAGCGCTGCCTCGTCGACCGGGACATTGTCATACCAGCCGCCTACAGCCAGGTTGAGTACCAGATAGAACTGCTCGTCAAAGGGGGGAATGCCAGGCTGTAGTTCACGTTCCGCGTAGCAGTGTCCATCGATCAGCCAGCGGATCGAGCCGGTGTTCCATTCCATCGCGTAATCGTGGAATTCGTTGATGGTTCCTTCCTCGAGCTGGTAGGAGAACTCATCGGTGACTTTATGATCCCAATCCTTCCCATAGTGAAGCGTACCGAATATGTGCTGGGGCAGGCGGCCTTTGGCTTCCAGCATATCGATCTCGCCAGAAGCGGGCCAAGGGCCGTAAACCTGTTGCTGCGGGAGCAGCCAAACGGCAGGCCATAGTCCATTCCCAACGGGAAGCTTGGCGCGAACAATGAGCTTGCCATAACAGAAGGAGAAATGATCCTTTGTGTCTATACGAGCTGAGGTATAGGCGAAGCTCTGTCCGTTCGCAAGGGTCTCCTCGCGGCGCGCGCATAGGTTTAAGCCGGACTTATCTATATACAGATTATCATGATTCCCCGTGTAAAACTGCTGTTCCCCATTCCCCCAGCCTGGTGCTAGAACATGGCCAAGGTCATCCAGCAAGTCGTTGCCCAGGCGAATATTCCATTCCTTCAGATCGGTAGGATGATGTACAAAATCCTGCTGCCATATTAGTTTATTCATTACCTGCACGCTCCCTCCATTTTCTACAGCATACTTCATTCAGACCAAGGGTCAAACGAATCTAAAAAAATGGGATATGGCCAAAAATGATGGCCTTTTTTTCCTATGCGTATTTTCATACGATGGAGGGGAAGGGGGCAAGGCACTATGTTCCAACAGAAAACAGAACAAATTAAAACCTTTATGAGACAATGGCAGCTGCAGAGCATGGTTATTCCGGGGATTGTCTGGATGTTTATCTTTTGTTACATCCCTATGTTTTGGCTAATTATTGCGTTTATGGACTACAACATTGCCAAGTCTATGTTGGAATCGCCCTTCGTAGGGATGAAGCATTTTCAGGACTTTGTAATGGACGACCGTTTCTGGCGATCGATCCGCAATACGCTGGGGATGAGTTCGATTCGTCTGGTGCTGGGCTTTCCCATCCCGATTTTATTTGCCTTACTGCTTAATGAGATCCGCAGCATCCGTTTCAAACGCACGGTGCAGACCATTTCCTATTTGCCACATTTTATTGCCTGGACGATATTCGGTGGCATTATGCTCAATTGGCTGGGCGAGGGCGGTGTGATCAACCAATTGATGATGGCACTGGGAATCCAGCAGCGTGAAATTTTATTTAACAGCGATCCTAAATACTTTTGGTGGATTGCCTTTTTCTCCGATACGTTGAAGGAGACCGGATGGAGCGCCATCATCTATATCGCTGCGATATCCGGCATAGATCCTGGGCTATATGAAGCGGCGGAACTGGATGGCGCCAATCGTTGGCAGCGAATGTGGTACATTACCATCCAATGCATCCGTCCTACCATTGCTATTCTGTTCATTCTCGCCGTCAGTGGGCTGCTAGGCAGCAACTTTGAACAGATCTTCATGTTGAAGAACAACATGAACATGAAGATGGCGGAAAGTATAGATCTCTATATCTATAACATGGGGTTGGTCTCCGGGCGCTACTCCTTCTCGACGGCCGTCTTGTTTGCTCGCTCCATTGTGGCATTAGGGCTGCTGTTCCTAGCTAATTTCACATCGAAAAAGCTTAATGGCGAAGGCATTTTTTAGGAAAGGGGGATGGATCCATGGGAAAACGCAGAAAACTTCGCGGTATCAGCCTGTTTAGTGTTTGTAATACCTTATTGATGCTGGCGGTTTGCTTTATTACGCTGTATCCAATGTATTTCGTGTTCATCAACGCACTTAATGCACCGGAGCAGGCCTTGCTTGGCACCGTGAACTGGTTCCCGAAAGCGATCTCATTGGACAGCTACCGCGTTGTATTTAATGATGAGCACTTGATGAACGGTTTTCTGGTCACCACTTTGCGTACCGTGATTGGAACCGTAGTACACGTATTGTTTACCGCTATTGTGGCCTACGGCATGAGTAAATCCAATCTGATCGGCCGTAAGGTATATATGAAAATTGCCTTGATTACGATGCTGTTCTCCGGCGGGTTGATTCCTACATTTATACTCATGACCAAGCTGGGCCTGTATGATAATTTCCTGGTTTTCATCATACCGGCGATGTATACCTTTTTTGATATGGTTATTTTCATCAGCTTCTATCGTACAATTCCTGACAGTCTGGAGGAGTCCGCAAAGGTAGACGGTGCTTCCGATTATGGGGTGCTGTTCAGAATTGTACTGCCCAATAGCATGGCCGTCATTGCGACCATATCGCTATTTGCAGCCGTATATCATTGGAACGATTACTATCAGGGGGTTCTGTACATCCGCTCGCAGGATAAATTGCCGTTGCAGACGATGCTGTACAAAATTATCGCCGAGAACTCCATGTCGTTCATGCAGCAGCAAGCTATGGCACAGTTCGGAGCGAAGTTGCCCGGCAACTCTATCAAGTTTGCTTCCATGATGGTGGCGACTCTACCGATTCTTGCGGTCTATCCCTTTATACAGCGCTATCTGGTCAAAGGCGTAATGATTGGCGCCATTAAAGGGTAAGCGTCATTTGTCTAAATAACCGTAACCGAAGGTTTACTAGGACAGATGATTTATATACAACCATTATCGTTAGCAAGAAAGGATGATCATGTAATGAAACACAAGCACATGAAGCGAAGCATGGCCTTAATCATGGCTGTAGTTCTGATGCTGAGCCTGGCTGCATGTACGGGAAGCAAGAATAGCTCCAATAAGCCGAATTCCCCGCCTGCAGACAATAAGCCCGAGAACACGCAAAATGAGGTTAAGCTGAATCCGGATGAACCCGGCTGGAAATTGGATACAAGCCCTGTAGAGATGTCCTGGTTTGTAGGCGCTTCCTGGTACGGCCGTTCCTGGGGGGAGAGCTTGAATTCCAAGTACATTACTGAAAAAACAGGCGTAAAAGTGAACATTGAAGTTCCCTCCGGCGAAGCTAATGAGCATATTACCTTGATGATGACCTCCGGCAAACTTCCGGACCTGATTACTATGGGTTCTTGGGAAACCGCTGTCAAGAAGCTGTGGGAAGGCGATCATGTGTATGCCTTGAATGAGCTGGCAGACCAGTATGATCCCTACTTCTTCAAAGTAGCCGGGGACGGTACGCTGAAGTGGTATAAGCAAGAAAACGGCAACACCTACGGCATTCCTAATGATTCATATAGTCCTAACCTGATGCATGAAACCGGTATGACAGCGGCCAACCAGACCTTCCTGGTCCGGAAAGACCTGTATGAGGACATGGGCAGTCCGGACTTATCTACACCGGAAGGCTTCCTGAATGCGCTGCAATTGCTCAAGGATCAGTATTCCGAGTATAAAGGCCAGCCGATTAGCCCCTTCTTTGCACAGGGGAATGTGCCTTACGGGATGACAGAGTATTTGCAGAATCTGTTAGCTGTCCCGCATGAAAAAGACGGCAAAGTATACGATCGCATCACCGACCCGGATTACCTGACTTGGCTGAAAACCTTCCGTACCGCTTACGAGCGTGGACTGATTAATGTAGATTTTCTGGTAGATTCCGATACCCAGGTCGAGGAAAAGACGAATAATGCCCGTTATTTCATGATGGTCCGCGAGTGGACCGGAATGACGGCGGTTAACCCGATGCTGGCCGCAAGCAACAATCCGGACTCTTACTATATTGCCGTCGACGGGCCGCAGAACAGCAAAGGTGATAGCGCCAAGCTATTCCCGGGGAATATGGATGGCTGGATGGTCACGATGATTAGCAAGTCCTGCGAGAATCCAGAGCGTGCGATTCGCTTCCTGACTTACTTGGCTAGCGAGGAAGGGCAAAGAGATTTATTCCTTGGCCAGGAAGGCGAGATGTGGGAAATGGCTGATGGCAAGCCGCAGTTGAAGGCGGATATGGCCCAATTGCTGGATTCCGATATTGAGAAGCTGGAGAAGGAATACGGCATTATGGATACTTACTGGATGATGCGCAACCCTGTCATCGTCGATCAGTGGAGACCGGAGAAAGCGTTAGTCATCAAGCAAATGGCCGATTTCGCCAATGCCCAGGCAGATATTGATGGCGGCATCTACAAAGGATTGGATCCTCTTGGCGATTCCGATGCAGCGGTAAACTGGGCGCGTATTTCTCAAAATTGGGAAGAAGTCATGCCAGAGCTGATTACCGCCAAGGATGAGGCTGCCTTTGATAAGATCTTTGAAGGCTTCCTGGCCCGCCGCACAAGTTACGGCTTTGACCAGGTGATGGAATACCGTCAGGGCGAGTTGGATGTACGAAAGACTAAAATGGCGGAGTAATACGATCTCGTTATATTGGAATGGATGCCGGCTATCGAAATGATGGCTGGCAACCCCACTCTTACCGTCTCTACTATTTTAACGATGAAGTCAGATGACTTTACGGGCGGATTGTAATATATGGTATATTACAGGGAAGTGGGGGGCGTTGGCATGAAGAGATTACTGACAAAAGTCAGAAAAATATACCGTAATTCCCGGATATCACAAAAGTTGTTTTTAACATTTAGTATGCTGATAGCCATCCCTGCCATCTCAGTATCCTTTTTATTTATTCGTATTCAGGAGGTCCAGCTATATAAAGATGCAATGTCTAATGGAAGCAGCCATATCTCCCGGATCAATGAGAAGCTGCGCAGTAAAATGGACATAATTGAAAACGCTTCCTCGACAGCGTTGACGCAAAAATCCTTTGTAGACTTTATCCATTCCAATATGCGTGGTGACGGCCTGCGGTTGGTGAAATTCAGACAAAATCAATTTGAGCAGATGCACAACATTATCCAGAGTAATGAGATGATTAGTGAGCTCAGCTTCTATGTCGATAATCCAGACCTGTATGAAATCTGGCCGGAAATCTACCATTATGACAAGTTTACGCCGCAAGATTATTGGCAGACG
The window above is part of the Paenibacillus lutimineralis genome. Proteins encoded here:
- a CDS encoding ABC transporter permease gives rise to the protein MKLSKSLNKSPGGTVSGRWLVLAVVRALVVIFCVMTAVFFIIRIVPGDPAKMILGEYSTPEAIANMRHTLGLDLPLWEQFFRFVKTLFTQGDTGNSIIAGTSTRELIAERAPVTLLLIGMACVLAVLVALLLAVLAATRKDKLADHLIRVIPTITLGMPVFWVGLLLILLFSVRLHWFPVGGIGEGWTGTLYSLTLPAITVAFSQIPTLVRSLRAQMLEVLESDFVVTLKAAGIPSRVILFKHVLRNSALPTLMLLGVNISYLIGGTLVVEQVFGIKGIGSLLFSSIAKRDFPVIQGIALYCAVSVVIISLLIEIISWWLDPRTRGKQ
- a CDS encoding ABC transporter permease yields the protein MGGRKISLASRVWNTPSLLVGGLMFAVLIGLAVFIPFISPYQPSEQNLSAFLQPPSSEHWLGTDQLGRDLFTRLIYAARTDLKIMVLAEIIPFCTGVFLGMLAGYYGKWLNTMISLLTDTLIAFPFYLIVIIVAFASGAGERGIYITFMLVGWIVFARVVKGLSASFREQEWVASAQTLGLPGVRIILRHLLPNVLPQAIVVLMTDMIGLLVAIVTLGYLGIGITPPTPDWGTMIADGRSFITTAWWLSAVPGLAVVYTGIALSLVGDGLADLWRKK
- a CDS encoding ABC transporter ATP-binding protein, with the translated sequence MAANTVLQVEALSLAAKSKKLVDNVSFSLGKGESLGLVGESGSGKSLTLRAVLGLLPRGIEQTGGVIKSDVSSAMVFQDPRGALDPLCPVVAQVAEVIYYRQKVGRKASRIQALELLEMLGLPDSLKRSDRYPSQLSGGQCQRIVIAMALACKPGILLCDEPTTALDVTVQRQIIETITSLQRELGFAMVFVTHNLAIAAALCSKLCVMKEGQIVEHDDTLSLLQNPTNPYTRMLLDSVLPLPELEGSEE
- a CDS encoding ABC transporter ATP-binding protein — encoded protein: MEPALQVKNLTVQYGGFTALDHVDLNIEQHTTLGLVGESGSGKSTLARVIAGLIAPDEGEIRLSSQPLKKKRSREQHKNVQMIFQNPDASLNPKHSIRQILSEALLFHRIVERRQVEQRCKELLARVHIEEGALDRYPHEFSGGQRQRIAIARALSVEPSLLIADEPTSALDVSVQLSVLELFHTLKEELNLTMLFISHDLGVIHAISDTVAVMRQGRLVEVNSKSQFFARPETDYSRELLSAVPRIPILSTSGGSYDQRT
- a CDS encoding pyridoxal-phosphate-dependent aminotransferase family protein, with product MTRELKGYVPLSRIEFDTLTRLFSKLLHTQHPPVIIPGEAILGIEAMAAGIAAPGRTILNIVTGPYGSLFGGWLERGGATVAEVKVPFNEVVTVGEVAAAIERFRPCALSFVQAEVVTGGANPAEEILKIARDYNLITVMDSVSAVGGEELRVDDWGVDFVAVGAQKALAGPNGVSAVGVSPRGWEFLESNVNAPRNSILSLLDLKPILDNGAAPVRVPANIPTLEARALIAALTLVEEEGLAQVIRRHELAASSAVAGIKALGLEPWQKDGRYYSKLTTTVRIAGEQSLLIERPVGIVAPGDGELFGQLLRINHFGANACRQSVEEAIEGIGKLVERDADAAVERVRQIWEAGHDQ
- a CDS encoding amidohydrolase family protein, encoding MINKHPREQTFNRIFIAGIEGKRFDITIKDGRFSSIVESGREYGELAPSGQDLWISPGVIDLHTHLAWTDFDHDDQLRRDAREIEAMQAEAFAATLRTGVTTARDAGGLPPGTVAHLVQHYGQPLRVQTSSDMLGAADARGVKYLEQHMKEIFDTGAGWIKIMATGGLGAPAEKVLDPNFSQEEFSFIVRHAHAHHKKVMVHTWGGVTIDWSIQAKVESIEHGMFLTEEQANGLAQSGVAYVPTASIYRIAADPAGVLALPPVICDRAARAVEAHPNAVRYAKRAGVRIGFGTDYATPALHGYNLQELDTLLDYGLTRVEAWQAATADAAEILGSGHELGQIAEGYLADAIIFDADPYQAGNAAQLRKSIVSVITGAAEADLI